The DNA window ATTTTTATGATACGGAAATTCTGCCGGAAGATAATGTGACATAAGGCGAAGTACGGGAGGAAATACGAGTTTTGTGCCTCGGTAACGATCAATGAAGCCATCTCGCAGGAAAATTTGAGTCATAACAGCGGGTGTATAATTCCTGCCGGCGTTTTGAGATGGACAAAAAGGATATTCAGTAGAAATTATGTGGGATGCACCAACAAAATCCCCAGCAGTTATAAGTCGACATGCGTTTTCAATCGTTGTGCTGTGTTCGATCTTCATAAATTTAGATCGCTCTGTATGATAAGAAACAGACTGGATGAAGTTTGCATCACTCAATATTCTGCACCTGCTCGCGCATTTGCTCGATAATCACCTTGAGTTCCATCGAAATCCGCGTAATTTCCAGGTCGACGGATTTTGAGCCGATGGTGTTGGCTTCGCGGTGTAGTTCCTGCATCATGAAATCGAGTTGTTTGCCCACGGCGCCGCCTTTGTTGATGATGCGTTCGACTTCGTCGAGGTGGGCTTGCAGGCGCGACAATTCTTCGTCGACGTCGATTTTGCCGGCGAATAGGGTGATTTCCTGGTGAATGCGTTCGTCTTCGTTGCTGCCGAGAACTTCTTCCAGGCGGGTGCGCAGTTTTTCCTCAAACGCGGCGATCAGCGCCGGGATGCGTGGCGATGCGGTGTGCAGTAATTGGCGCATTTGTTCGATGCGCTCGAGCAAAACGCCTTTGAGTTTGCTGCCTTCGCGTATGCGCGCGGCTTTTAAATCATCGAGCGCGGTTTGCAGCAGCGTCATGCCGATTTTGTCGGATTCTTCGCCAAGCGTCGTGTCGCTTCCCAGCATGCCCGGCCATTTAAGGATTTCCGCGACGGTTAATGAGGAAGCTGCCGGGTGGCGCGTTTTGACCGCTTGCTCCAACTGTAGCAATCGTTCCAGTAAGGCGTGATCGAGCTGTTGCGAATTTTCAGTGTTTGTGGATGGGGAAAAATTCAGGCGGCATTCAACTTTGCCGCGGCTGAGCTGGCTGGTTAGCAGTTCACGCATGGCCGGTTCCAAGCGGCGAAAATCATCCGGCAGGCGGAATTGGATATCGAGATAGCGGTTGTTGACCGAACGGATTTCCAGATTGAAGGATCCGTGAGGCATTTCCTGCGTAGCGGCGGCGTAGCCGGTCATGCTGAAAATCATGATAGCGGTGTTTTTAAAATGTGAAAGGGAGAATAGCGGGATAAGCTGAGCAAGTTGTCGTCGCAGACTGCCGGTGCGGGTTTATGGTCGAGCAGGCCGGTCACGGTAAAGGGCATGTCTTTATTTTCCGGATCAAACACGATTTGGCTGGCATCGATGTATTTGTAGTCGCCCGGTGCATTCAAGCGCCATAAATTGGGGATATTGGGGTAGGGCTGGTGCAGGCAATACGCCGCGGTGTCGCCATGAACGACCAGAACCGGTTTTTTGAATTGCCTGGCTTTGTGCTTGATCAGGTCGCGCAGCAAGCGGAAACCGTCGCAATCGGTGCGGTTGCTTGCGCTGCAGGCGGGTTTTTCATAATCGAAATCGAACATGTCCGCCTGGAAAGCGATCACCACCGCTTGTGCCGATTCCGCCGTGGCAAAGCGTTGTTGCAGCCATTCGGCATTGGCCTGGTCGCGCCGGTCCGCTTCATTCAGTGCATCGTCGATGTTGCTGCGCAGAATTTCACTGCGGCCATTATTCGTGCCGGGAATATGCAGCGTGGCGAAAGCGACGGGACCGATGTCCCACCGTGCATTCTCGATAAAACCTTGCTGCCGGACAAGGCTCGGGATATCGCGGGTCAATTGCTGCCGGTCCTGCTGAAAAAACAGTTGGCGCAGATAACCGAGGCGCTCCAGTTCATCATACCGCATTGAAGTATTAAACCGGTCGCAATCCGTCCAGTCGTTATCGCCGGGGGTGTAGACTATTTTATGCGGATTGAGGCGCGCAATCTGGCGGTAATGATCCTGAAAAAGATCGTCGCCGCATGCTAGCCGGCCTCTTTTAAAATCGCCCAGATGGATCAGCACCGGCGGATTCAATGCGTGAATGGCTTTGGCGATGGCACCGTTGGGTTGTTCCAGCAATGCGTATTCGGCATCGCTATACGGCATGTCGCCCAGCACCACAAACCGGACGGTTTTTTCGGCGACGGAAGATACCGTGTCATCCGCTGGTGCAGGCGCAGAAAAAATAAGAACGAACAGGAAAAAATATGCCTTGCGGATCATGCCGTCATGTGGCTCTGAAAAACCAAACCGGCGTGTTCGCGCAGTTTATGGAAGCGGATGGCAGGCCAGTTTTCTTCCGCGACACTGAGTTCTGCACCGAAAGAAGCCAGGAAAGTCGGCGCATCGACAGCGTCGTAGGCGATACGGTGCGCGTTGGCTTCGATAAAGCGTTGCAACTCGCGCGGATCGTCGCAGGTAATCCAGCGCGCCAGTTGATATTTGGCGGATGTAATCCGCGCTGCGACACCGTATTCATGCTGCAAGCGGTGCGCCACCACTTCAAATTGCAAGGTGCCGACGGCGCCGAGCAGCAGCATATTGCCCAGGTGCGGACGGAATACCTGAATTGCACCTTCCTCGCCGAGTTGCGCCAATCCCAGTTTCAGTTGTTTGCTGCGCAGCGGGTCGGCGATTTCCACGGTACGGAAAATTTCCGGCGCGAAAAAAGGCAACCCGGTAAATTGCAGCACTTCGCCTTCGGTCAAGGTATCGCCCAGTTGCAGCGTGCCGTGATTCGGTATACCGATGATGTCGCCGGGGTAGGCTTCTTCCAGAATGTCGCGGCGCTGCGATAAAAAGGATACTACTGTGCTGGTGCGGATATCCTTGCCGTTGCGCGCGACTTTCAGGTTCATGCCGCGTTTGAATTGCCCGGAACAAACACGTACGAATGCGATACGGTCGCGGTGCGCCAGATTCATATTGGCTTGGATTTTGAATACCATGCCGGAAAATTTCTTTTCATCGGGTTGCACTTCGCGTTGAATGGCGTTGCGTGATTCGGGTGGCGGCGCCAGATCGACCAGTGCATCGAGAATCTCGCGCACGCCGAAATTATTGATCGCCGAACCGAAGAAAACCGGGGTTTGCTTGCCGGAGAGGAAAGCTTCGTGATCGAAAGCCGGTGATGCGCCATTAATTAAGTCAATTTCCTGCATTGCGGTGGCCAGTTCCGTGCCGAATCGCTGTTGGATTTTTGCATCGTCAAATCGCGTAATTACTTCATTTTCAGTGTCGACGCGATCCGATCCCGGTTGGAATACGCGCATGGAATTGTTTTGCAGATCGCACACGCCGTGGAAATTCTTTCCCATGCCGACCGGCCAGGTGAACGGAATAGTCGACATGCCGAGGGTACGCTCGATTTCGTCGATCAGATCGAGCGGCTCGCGCACTTCACGGTCCATTTTGTTGACGAAAGTGACGATCGGTGTGTTGCGTGCACGGCACACTTCCAGCAGGCGCAGCGTTTGCGCTTCGACACCATTGGCGGCATCGATGACCATCAACGCCGCGTCGACGGCAGTCAGCACGCGGTAAGTATCTTCCGAGAAATCCTGGTGACCCGGCGTATCGAGCAAATTGATGACGCAATCGCGGTACTCCATTTGCATGACTGAGCTGGCAACCGAAATGCCGCGTTGCTTCTCGATTTCCATCCAATCCGAAGTGGCATGACGGCTGGCTTTGCGTGCTTTGACGCTTCCCGCGATATGGATCGCGCCGGCGTACATCAGCAATTTTTCCGTTAATGTAGTTTTTCCCGCATCGGGATGCGAAATAATGGCGAACGTGCGGCGGCGCGCCACTTCTTGGTGAATACTCATAATTTCAAGAAAGCTGTTCCGGTGAATAAAGATAACAATGGGCGGTATGGGTTGCGCTGAACCGATTGGCCTGCGGATACGAAACACGGCAAACCGGCATGGCGTGCATGCAACGCGGATGAAAATGGCAGCCTGCGGGCGGTGCCGCCGGTGACGGCAAATCTCCCGCCAGCGGAACGGTATGCCGCCCGGAATCCGCTTCAATGTGCGGAACCGATGACAATAACGCTTGTGTATACGGATGCTTGGGGTTGTTCATCACTTCATCAACATGGCCATGCTCAACGATCCGCCCCAGATACATGACGGCAACTTCATCTGCCAGGTACTCAACAACTGCGATATTGTGGGTGATAAACAAAAATGCAAGTCCTAGGTTATTTTGCAGCGATTTGAGCAGGTTCAGGATTTGCGCCTGAACCGATACATCCAGCGCGCTGGTCGGCTCATCGCAAATCAGCAATTCAGGGTTGACCGCCAAAGCGCGGGCAATCGCAATGCGCTGGCGCTGTCCGCCGGAGAATTCGTGCGGAAAGCGCCATTTTACCTCAACAGGCAGACCGACGCGCTGCAATAACGCATCGATTTCCTGTTCACGGGAGCGCGCAAGTGCTGGCGTGCTGCTGTCAAGATGATAGATGGTATCGATATTCAATGCATTCATGCCTTCCTGCAGAATCTCAATGATGCGCATGCGTGGATTCAAGGAAGAGTAGGGATCCTGAAAAATGATTTGGAACTGTGAACGTATCGGTTGCAATTGGTTTCGCTTTAATCCGGTCAATTCCTGATCCTTAAAGCGCACGCTGCCAGCAGTCGGTTGAATCAATTGCAAAATGCTCTTGCCGATCGTGGTCTTGCCGCAACCGGATTCACCCACCAGTGCCAGCGTTTTACCCGCAGCGATAGTGAACGACACGCCGTCGACTGCCTTGACATGACCGGCAACGCGCTTGAACAAACCTTTGTGGATCGGAAAATGTACTTTCAGATTGGCTATCTGCAGGATCGGCTGTGCTGTTGCCGGTGGTTTCGTTTGAGCGGTATTGGCAATTTCCTGTGTTGTTTGGCCGCTAGCATTTGAAATTTGCGGCGAATTTTCATTGAACAGATGGCAGCGCACTTGATGCCGGCCGGAAACCGTCTGCCATTGTGGAATTGAATTGTGGCAGATCGCCAGTGCCTGATTGCAGCGGTCGACGAACCGGCAACCGGTAAATTGCTGAGCAAGCGAAGGCACATTGCCTTGAATGACCGTTAATAGCTGATCGCGTTTTTGTTTCCCAGGTAATGCGGCGAACAGTTGCTGTGAATAGGGATGTTGCGGGCCATGAAAGAATTGATCACGCGGCGCCAATTCGATGATTTCGCCGGCGTACATGACAGCTACCTGCTGTGCCATTTCAGCCACTACGCCCAGATCATGCGTGATGAGCAGGATTGCCATGCCTTTCTGCTGCTGGATGCGCCGCATCAGATCGAGTACTTGCGCTTGGATGGTAACGTCCAATGCGGTGGTCGGCTCATCGGCGATAAGCAATTCAGGCTCGGCGGCAAGCGCCATTGCGATCATAACGCGTTGCTTCATGCCGCCGGAAAATTGAAACGGATATTCGTGCATGCGACGGGGTGCATCTGGGATGCCGACTTGCTCCAGCAACTCCTGAATGCGCGCTTGGATGGCATCATGCGGCAGATTCAAATGCTGCTTCAGCACTTCTTCGATTTGTTCGGCGATAGTCAGGACCGGATTCAGACTGAGCATCGGTTCCTGAAAAATCATGCTGATGCGCTTGCCGCGGATGTTGCGCATTTCACTTTCGGATAATTGCAGCAGATCGGTGCCATCAAGCCGGATTTGGCCGGCAACGATTTCACCGGCATCCGGCAGCAAGCGCATGATCGACAATGCGGTCATCGATTTGCCGCAACCGGATTCACCCAGTAACGCGAACGTTTCGCCTGAAGTTATAGAGAATGCCAAACCATCGACGGCGCGCACCGGCGCTTTGCCGGTATGCAGCACGGTTTCCAGCTGTTCTATTTCCAGCAAGGTTTTCATGAATGCGAGGAAGATCTTGCCGATGCGGCGGATTCAGATGGGGTATTTGGTGGGTTTTTTTCTTTTTCGTTCGAGCGCTGAAAAAAGTAGTTGCGGCGCCATGTCCGCGTGCGCGGATCCAACGCGTCCTGTACCGCATCGGCAAACAGATTGGCGCTCAACACCAGCGTGAACATAAAACTGAACGCCGCCAGCAAAGCCCACCACACCATCGGTTCGCGCGCCATTTCCAGCCGCGCTGCGTTGATCATGGTACCGAAACTGATCATCGAAGGATCGACACCGACGCCAACGTACGACAACACCGCTTCAGCCAGCACCAATCCACTGAAATCCATGACCGTGGCAATCAGCACAATATGCATCACGTTCGGCAAAATGTGGCGGCTGACGATGCGCCAGTGCGAAACGCCAAATGCATGAGCTGCCTGGATATACTCCAATTCACGCAGTTTCAGCGCTTCACCGCGCAGTAACCGGCATAAGCTCGTCCAGCTGGTAATACCAAGAATCATGCAAAGAAACAGCAAGCGCAAATCCGCACGCGCTGCCACGGTATCGAATAGATCCGGGTGCGTTTCGATGTAGACCTGCATCATCAGAACCGCAGCGGCGATTAACAAAACGCTCGGAATCGAATTCAGCGTGGTGTAGATGTATTGAATGACATCGTCGACCCAGCCGCGGAAGTAGCCGGCCATAATGCCCAGCAGCAATGCGAAGGGCAGCATGATCAACGTGGTCAGCGTACCGATCACCAGCGCCACGCGGATGCTTTTCAGCGACTGATAGAGAATATCCTGTCCGACCTTATCGGTGCCCAGCACATGGTAGTGTCCTACCAATGCCGTTACACAACCGATCAGCAGCGACAGAACGAGCAATGTAATCAAGATGGCGTGCCAGGGTACTTCGGTGTTACGTTGCCAAATGGCCGCCACGCATTGCGCAAAATTTTGCTGATTGCGGCGGGACAATAACAAAATCAAGCAAAGAGATATCGTACACCAAACGAGAAAACCGTACATCAAACCTTTAACCGCGCGCTCCGTGATATCCGCCACGCGATCATTTTCCGGGTCCTGCAAGTGTGCGCCGCCAAACGCGAGCCGGGCAAAAGTGCGTATTTGCTTGCCGTCCGGTTGCTCGATGGTTTCTTTGGCGTACAAATGCGCAGCCAGCGGCGCGGAATACGTTTTTTCGACTTGCGTGCGCAGCGGCATTGCCAGCAGATCGAGTAAGCTCAGCACTTCTACGCTATAAACCGTTTCACCCTGATTGTTTTTGTGATCCAGTGCGGGGCGGAAATGCACGGTATCCAGTAAACCGATGATCAGGAAAAAAAGTAAGACGGTGAGTGCCGACATGCCGCTCGCGCTATGGCCGACGCGCTGCCAGGGCATCAGTAAATGCTCGCGGCGGCGGATATAGCCGATGATGAAGAATACCATTGCGACCAGCAAATAAGTGAGCGCATCGGTCCACAGAATAACGGGATTAAATGACATGATCGGGGATGGATGGTTTCTGTGGGATGAATGGCGGATCAGTTACATGCAATGGCCGATATCATAAATGAATGTGACGGTTTTTTGAAAATTTATCGCTCGGATTAAAGGGAAGAACTTGGAGTGGAGCGATGGGTGGCGTTACTGCTTTTCAGAATGAGGTGCTGCTTTGTTTGCGTACTGTAAGGCTGGTATCTTGAGGATTGTGAGGAGCAGTGGTTCCAGGCGTCTTCTTGAGAGAAACCGGCTGGAACCGCAACAGGTTATTGATTCAATTTTTCACTTAATGATGTTCAAACTCCGTGCGCCCCTCGCTTCTGAGCAATTCGTCAATCGTCAGACCGACGACCGGTTTGCCATTAAATACCGAGCCCACTCTTTTTTTATTGAAATGCTCCAACATGATGGCATAAGCTCTCGGCGGTAATGGGAAGAACTTGGTTTCTTTTACCGAAAGAAGCGCATTCTTCAGATAAAATTCAACGAATTCCTTGACTTCAGGTTTCACTGTCGCTGTGACATTCACATAGATGAAAATCGGCCGCGACAGCGGTTGATAACTGCCGTCTTCCACCGTTTCAACGGAGGGAAGAACTGCACCGTTGCCATTATCGATTGCAACCGCAGCAATTTTATTCCGGTTTTCAATGTAATAGGCGAATCCCAAAAAAGCCAGGCTATTTTTGTTGCTTGCGATGTTATTGGTTAATGCGCTGTTATTTTCCGATTCGATAAAATCCCGGCGGCTGGATCCGGTTTTGCCGACGATGGCTTCGGTAAAATAATCGTAACTGCCGGAATCCGGATGCGTAACGAAGAGCTTGATAGCATCGTCAGGCCACGCCGGATTGATCTGATTCCATTGGGAAATTTTTCCTTGTGCCGCAGGTTGCCAGATTTTCTTCAATTGCGCGACCGTCAGCACCGTGCTCCAGCGGTTTTCCGGGTTGATTGCCACCGTTAAAGCATCAAATGCAACCGGTATTTCGACGTATTGCACACGGGCATTTTTGCAATCTTTCATTTCGCTTTTTGAGATAGGGCGCGAAGCGTTTACGATATCGATTTCACCGCGGCAGAACCTCTTGAAACCGCTACCGCTGCCGGAGATCTCGACCGTGATATTGATCGCGTTGTTTTTTTCCGCTTGAAACTTGTCGGCAACATTTTGTGTGATCGGGTACACCGTATTGGAGCCGTCGATTTTAATGACCGGCTGAGCGCTGGCGATACCGGCAACAAAAATTGCTGTGCTCGACAGCATGGCTACCCCGATTGATTTAACGCTATGGCATTGCAACATTTCAACCTCCGCTGATGGTTTGAGATGGCTGCGGTATGTACCGAAGCAATGGGTATGCTCCGCATCGAATCATACGATATATTTTAATCGTGACAGTACCGCAGCAAGTAAAAATTCGATCTCCGGGAACCCGAAATTACCCGGAATTCCCGGTGTACATTTTCAAGTTCTTAGAAATCGACCGTGAGCTGGGTCAGGAATGCGCTGATACTGCCATTATCCCATCCGTTCGTGCGTGCTCCGGCACCGCCTGAATAACCATTGGTGTTAGTCGTCGGCGTTCCAGCTGTATTGATATTGAGCATATGAACAACGTTCGTTTGGAATTTAACGTTCGAGTGGGGATACCAATTCAGACCCATTCTGACCATATCAGCCTGACCGCCTTTGATGACGCCGGAGTTCATATCGATAAAATCGTAACCGAATGCAACCTCCCAAGCACCCCAGCCTGATCCATTCCACTGATATGGCTTTTTAGGCTTGATACGGTTTGCCGCGCCGTTACGAACATGATAAGCCTTGGATTCCCCGGTCAGGAAATAACTGACAAATCCATAATAACCGGTCAAATGTTCACCGCTATAACCGGTACCGTTGATGTTGGTGCGCAAAAACTCGGTTTGTGCGGAGAATGGACCATACACGAACCAGCCTTCCGCGCCGAAACGGTCATAACTGGTGATACGGCGGTGATTCGGATCGGTTAATGCGCCATTGCTTAAATTTCCGGTATTCAGGATATTGGTACGATCGACGTTAGTGCCCGGGAATGCAAAAAACGACATGCCACCGCCGCCGCCATTCGATCCTTCGCCGACCATCGTGCCATCCGCGCGATATTGTGTATTGACGGCTGTGTGTCCCGCAGAGACACCGACATGCAAGAATTTTGTTTCATCTTCCATCCACGGTCTGCCGGTAACGCGTCCGATACCTTCCCAGCCGGTATCACCGGAACCGTTATTACGATTCTGATTGCCGTTGGCGTTTACCGAAGTCGCTGCAGCCGACCATGCACCGATGGGTTCCGTTTGAAAGGCCAATCCGGTTTGGAAACGCGGCACTGCATAATTGACACCGATACCGGTTTTATAGGTATTGGGGTTGTCGACAAAAGAGTTGACCGACATGTGACGTTCAATAAACGTCAGGAAGCGGTTACTGGCAGCTTCTTCCAAGCTGAATGGCTCTTTGAACGAACCGATTTTATAGGAAAGAGCGTTGGTGTGGTTCAACCGTACAAAGGCATCGGTAATTCCTGATCCGACCGTGCCATTGCCGCGGCTGAAATCGTATTCGAATTTATAGTCCCAGATCTTGAAGAAAGTACCCTCGATACCCAGACGCGCGCGGCGGATATTGGCCCCGCTATCCAATTCGTTAGGTGTATTGGCGCCGGTTGCGGGAGCTGCTTGATTGATAAAATTGTATTGCGAAGCGGGTTGCATCCGTCCATTCAACGATACGGTGAAATTTCCATCCTTGGTTGCCCAATGCAAACCGCGATCGTCAAACGTACCATGGATCTTTTCCACTTCTTTCACCCGCTCTTCGAGGACTGAAACTTGATTGACCAGGCGTGCCTTTTCAGCTTTTTCCGCAATTCGGTTAAGGCGTTCCGCAGATTTGTTTTTGGTTTCATCGGATTCAGTTGCTTCCTTTGCTTCCGGCGCTTCTACCGAAGCATGAGCCGAATCTGGCGTTGTTTTGGGTGGTGCAACTTTAGCAGTATCCTTTTTTTTGGAAGGATTCTCGGCTTTTTCGAAAGTTCCCATATGAACCCGGCCCGGGCCAGGCTCCGCATAGATTTGCTTGGTGGTTGTGTCGACGTACAAATCGAGTGCGTAGGCACTGGATAGAGCGCCTAAATTGATTAAAGCTGCGGTTGCCACGGTAAGTCTGAATAATTTCATCATCTGTCCTTGATCCAGGGTTGAATGAGTGAGTCATATAAGGTGGCAACCGTTATATAGAGATAATGTTACAGTTTTATGACAGTGCTGGTTTTCTTGCAGCTTTATGACAGAATTGATGATTCAAGCTAATGGCAATAACAAATTAACTGCTTGAAATGAAGATTGTCAGTTCTTAAAATATCAAATGCATTCAACGCAAAAAGATTAATTACATTGCACGATGCATGATCCATTTTTCATGGATTGGCGGGAACTTTCAGGACGAAAGGACTTGTCTAATTTAAGTGTTTGCAGGGATCTGATTTCTTATGCTAAACACTTAATTCTATTAATTAAATCGTTATTATTTAATAGGAGGGAAATAAAATGGCAACAACCTATGGCACGTCAAGTGCATCAAGCGCAAGCTATGACATGTCGCTGTGGTACGACTCGAAGTACTACAAGCTGGGCATGTTAACAATGCTGTTGGTAGCGATATTCTGGATCTGGTACCAAAGGACGTTTGCATACTCACACGGAATGGACTCGATGGAACCGGAATTTGACAAAGTGTGGATGGGACTGTGGCGCGTTCACATGACCCTGATGCCTCTGTTTGCGTTAGTAACGTGGGGATGGATACTGAAGACCCGTGACACCAAGGAACAACTGGACAACCTGGACACCAAGCTGGAAATCAAACGATATTTCTACTGGATGATGTGGCTGGGCGTATATCTGTTTGGTGTGTACTGGGGCGGCAGCTTCTTCACGGAACAAGACGCATCGTGGCACCAAGTGATCATTCGTGACACCAGCTTCACGCCAAGTCACGTGGTGGTGTTCTACGGCTCATTCCC is part of the Gammaproteobacteria bacterium genome and encodes:
- a CDS encoding HNH endonuclease, with the protein product MSDANFIQSVSYHTERSKFMKIEHSTTIENACRLITAGDFVGASHIISTEYPFCPSQNAGRNYTPAVMTQIFLRDGFIDRYRGTKLVFPPVLRLMSHYLPAEFPYHKNGKMSEGHMAYWELFPTIDHIVPIARGGSDSENNYVCCSMLTNSIKSNWTLEQLQWRLLPEGDLTQWDGLLSWFLHQTKADPAVLRNAYIKRWHTAASRSVYTNYQFV
- a CDS encoding YicC family protein; protein product: MIFSMTGYAAATQEMPHGSFNLEIRSVNNRYLDIQFRLPDDFRRLEPAMRELLTSQLSRGKVECRLNFSPSTNTENSQQLDHALLERLLQLEQAVKTRHPAASSLTVAEILKWPGMLGSDTTLGEESDKIGMTLLQTALDDLKAARIREGSKLKGVLLERIEQMRQLLHTASPRIPALIAAFEEKLRTRLEEVLGSNEDERIHQEITLFAGKIDVDEELSRLQAHLDEVERIINKGGAVGKQLDFMMQELHREANTIGSKSVDLEITRISMELKVIIEQMREQVQNIE
- a CDS encoding peptide chain release factor 3, whose product is MSIHQEVARRRTFAIISHPDAGKTTLTEKLLMYAGAIHIAGSVKARKASRHATSDWMEIEKQRGISVASSVMQMEYRDCVINLLDTPGHQDFSEDTYRVLTAVDAALMVIDAANGVEAQTLRLLEVCRARNTPIVTFVNKMDREVREPLDLIDEIERTLGMSTIPFTWPVGMGKNFHGVCDLQNNSMRVFQPGSDRVDTENEVITRFDDAKIQQRFGTELATAMQEIDLINGASPAFDHEAFLSGKQTPVFFGSAINNFGVREILDALVDLAPPPESRNAIQREVQPDEKKFSGMVFKIQANMNLAHRDRIAFVRVCSGQFKRGMNLKVARNGKDIRTSTVVSFLSQRRDILEEAYPGDIIGIPNHGTLQLGDTLTEGEVLQFTGLPFFAPEIFRTVEIADPLRSKQLKLGLAQLGEEGAIQVFRPHLGNMLLLGAVGTLQFEVVAHRLQHEYGVAARITSAKYQLARWITCDDPRELQRFIEANAHRIAYDAVDAPTFLASFGAELSVAEENWPAIRFHKLREHAGLVFQSHMTA
- a CDS encoding ABC transporter ATP-binding protein — protein: MKTLLEIEQLETVLHTGKAPVRAVDGLAFSITSGETFALLGESGCGKSMTALSIMRLLPDAGEIVAGQIRLDGTDLLQLSESEMRNIRGKRISMIFQEPMLSLNPVLTIAEQIEEVLKQHLNLPHDAIQARIQELLEQVGIPDAPRRMHEYPFQFSGGMKQRVMIAMALAAEPELLIADEPTTALDVTIQAQVLDLMRRIQQQKGMAILLITHDLGVVAEMAQQVAVMYAGEIIELAPRDQFFHGPQHPYSQQLFAALPGKQKRDQLLTVIQGNVPSLAQQFTGCRFVDRCNQALAICHNSIPQWQTVSGRHQVRCHLFNENSPQISNASGQTTQEIANTAQTKPPATAQPILQIANLKVHFPIHKGLFKRVAGHVKAVDGVSFTIAAGKTLALVGESGCGKTTIGKSILQLIQPTAGSVRFKDQELTGLKRNQLQPIRSQFQIIFQDPYSSLNPRMRIIEILQEGMNALNIDTIYHLDSSTPALARSREQEIDALLQRVGLPVEVKWRFPHEFSGGQRQRIAIARALAVNPELLICDEPTSALDVSVQAQILNLLKSLQNNLGLAFLFITHNIAVVEYLADEVAVMYLGRIVEHGHVDEVMNNPKHPYTQALLSSVPHIEADSGRHTVPLAGDLPSPAAPPAGCHFHPRCMHAMPVCRVSYPQANRFSATHTAHCYLYSPEQLS
- a CDS encoding ABC transporter permease; the protein is MSFNPVILWTDALTYLLVAMVFFIIGYIRRREHLLMPWQRVGHSASGMSALTVLLFFLIIGLLDTVHFRPALDHKNNQGETVYSVEVLSLLDLLAMPLRTQVEKTYSAPLAAHLYAKETIEQPDGKQIRTFARLAFGGAHLQDPENDRVADITERAVKGLMYGFLVWCTISLCLILLLSRRNQQNFAQCVAAIWQRNTEVPWHAILITLLVLSLLIGCVTALVGHYHVLGTDKVGQDILYQSLKSIRVALVIGTLTTLIMLPFALLLGIMAGYFRGWVDDVIQYIYTTLNSIPSVLLIAAAVLMMQVYIETHPDLFDTVAARADLRLLFLCMILGITSWTSLCRLLRGEALKLRELEYIQAAHAFGVSHWRIVSRHILPNVMHIVLIATVMDFSGLVLAEAVLSYVGVGVDPSMISFGTMINAARLEMAREPMVWWALLAAFSFMFTLVLSANLFADAVQDALDPRTRTWRRNYFFQRSNEKEKNPPNTPSESAASARSSSHS
- a CDS encoding PstS family phosphate ABC transporter substrate-binding protein; amino-acid sequence: MLQCHSVKSIGVAMLSSTAIFVAGIASAQPVIKIDGSNTVYPITQNVADKFQAEKNNAINITVEISGSGSGFKRFCRGEIDIVNASRPISKSEMKDCKNARVQYVEIPVAFDALTVAINPENRWSTVLTVAQLKKIWQPAAQGKISQWNQINPAWPDDAIKLFVTHPDSGSYDYFTEAIVGKTGSSRRDFIESENNSALTNNIASNKNSLAFLGFAYYIENRNKIAAVAIDNGNGAVLPSVETVEDGSYQPLSRPIFIYVNVTATVKPEVKEFVEFYLKNALLSVKETKFFPLPPRAYAIMLEHFNKKRVGSVFNGKPVVGLTIDELLRSEGRTEFEHH
- a CDS encoding porin, which gives rise to MKLFRLTVATAALINLGALSSAYALDLYVDTTTKQIYAEPGPGRVHMGTFEKAENPSKKKDTAKVAPPKTTPDSAHASVEAPEAKEATESDETKNKSAERLNRIAEKAEKARLVNQVSVLEERVKEVEKIHGTFDDRGLHWATKDGNFTVSLNGRMQPASQYNFINQAAPATGANTPNELDSGANIRRARLGIEGTFFKIWDYKFEYDFSRGNGTVGSGITDAFVRLNHTNALSYKIGSFKEPFSLEEAASNRFLTFIERHMSVNSFVDNPNTYKTGIGVNYAVPRFQTGLAFQTEPIGAWSAAATSVNANGNQNRNNGSGDTGWEGIGRVTGRPWMEDETKFLHVGVSAGHTAVNTQYRADGTMVGEGSNGGGGGMSFFAFPGTNVDRTNILNTGNLSNGALTDPNHRRITSYDRFGAEGWFVYGPFSAQTEFLRTNINGTGYSGEHLTGYYGFVSYFLTGESKAYHVRNGAANRIKPKKPYQWNGSGWGAWEVAFGYDFIDMNSGVIKGGQADMVRMGLNWYPHSNVKFQTNVVHMLNINTAGTPTTNTNGYSGGAGARTNGWDNGSISAFLTQLTVDF
- a CDS encoding methane monooxygenase/ammonia monooxygenase subunit C, encoding MATTYGTSSASSASYDMSLWYDSKYYKLGMLTMLLVAIFWIWYQRTFAYSHGMDSMEPEFDKVWMGLWRVHMTLMPLFALVTWGWILKTRDTKEQLDNLDTKLEIKRYFYWMMWLGVYLFGVYWGGSFFTEQDASWHQVIIRDTSFTPSHVVVFYGSFPMYIVCGVASYLYAMTRLPLYSRGTSFPLVMAIAGPLMILPNVGLNEWGHAFWFMEELFSAPLHWGFVILGWAGLFSGGIAAQIITRYSNLTDVTWNNANREILNNRIVP